The following are from one region of the Microbacterium sp. BK668 genome:
- a CDS encoding MerR family transcriptional regulator yields MTAADEPQFASDLLFTDGLPAMDDEVGYRGAVAARAAGITYRQLDYWARTELVEPTVRGASGSGSQRLYGFRDILVLKLVKRLLDTGISLQQIRTAVDQLRAAGIRDLTGTTLMSDGASVYLCTSNDEVIDLISRGQGVFGIAVGNVLREVESTLVEFEPQAPDAMDELAARRAARSA; encoded by the coding sequence ATGACAGCTGCCGACGAGCCGCAGTTCGCCAGCGACCTCCTGTTCACGGACGGTCTTCCGGCGATGGACGACGAGGTCGGATACCGCGGTGCGGTCGCCGCCCGCGCCGCGGGCATCACCTACCGACAGCTGGACTACTGGGCCCGCACGGAGCTCGTCGAGCCGACCGTTCGCGGTGCGAGCGGCTCGGGGTCGCAGCGCCTGTACGGCTTCCGCGACATTCTCGTCCTCAAGCTGGTCAAGCGTCTCCTCGACACCGGCATCTCGCTCCAGCAGATCCGCACGGCGGTCGATCAGCTGCGCGCCGCCGGCATCCGTGACCTCACCGGCACGACGCTCATGAGCGACGGCGCCTCGGTCTACCTGTGCACGTCGAACGACGAGGTCATCGACCTCATCAGCCGCGGCCAGGGCGTGTTCGGGATCGCGGTCGGCAACGTCCTGCGCGAAGTGGAGTCGACGCTCGTGGAGTTCGAGCCGCAGGCGCCCGACGCGATGGACGAATTGGCGGCGCGTCGCGCGGCGCGCAGCGCCTGA